Proteins encoded in a region of the Hyphomicrobiales bacterium genome:
- a CDS encoding monovalent cation/H+ antiporter complex subunit F, whose protein sequence is MFVIAMVAVLIALSLAVFRAMVGPNIFDRLLAANFIGTLAIMLLAVLGFLNGRPEFLDVGLVYAFLNITGTYAVLKFFRYGALGGEAPPSEAEESRDGFSGVHK, encoded by the coding sequence ATGTTCGTAATTGCTATGGTTGCCGTATTGATAGCTCTTTCTCTTGCCGTCTTTCGAGCAATGGTCGGGCCGAATATTTTTGATCGCTTATTGGCGGCTAATTTTATTGGGACGCTTGCTATTATGTTGCTGGCCGTTTTGGGTTTTTTAAATGGCCGCCCGGAATTTTTGGATGTCGGTCTTGTTTATGCATTTTTGAACATCACCGGCACCTACGCCGTTTTGAAATTCTTTCGTTACGGTGCGCTTGGTGGCGAGGCGCCTCCTAGCGAAGCTGAGGAAAGCCGTGATGGATTTTCGGGGGTTCATAAATGA
- a CDS encoding Na+/H+ antiporter subunit E: MLRSPLKFILLAALLFGVWLLLSGIYLPRLVVTGAIASLVIAYVMDRGGLLDEESLPLGFVARGFIYWTWLAVEIVKSALNVTRIILSPSLPISPTMITFNPSQKTDVGLATHANSITLTPGTIATGISSFNGIIQVHGIERSGAEGCVESDMDAKVCWFEGSSNRFSGGAS; encoded by the coding sequence ATGCTTCGTTCTCCACTCAAATTTATACTTCTCGCAGCTTTATTGTTCGGTGTTTGGCTATTGCTGTCTGGTATTTATCTGCCGCGGTTGGTTGTAACAGGTGCCATTGCATCGCTTGTCATAGCCTATGTAATGGATCGCGGTGGGTTGCTTGATGAAGAATCATTGCCTTTGGGCTTTGTTGCGCGCGGGTTCATATATTGGACTTGGTTGGCGGTGGAAATTGTTAAATCTGCTTTGAATGTGACGCGCATTATACTGAGCCCTAGTCTACCTATTTCGCCAACGATGATAACCTTTAATCCATCACAAAAAACCGACGTTGGTCTCGCCACCCACGCCAATTCAATCACACTAACGCCGGGTACCATTGCCACGGGAATATCAAGCTTTAACGGCATCATTCAGGTTCACGGCATTGAGCGAAGTGGCGCTGAAGGCTGTGTAGAGAGTGATATGGATGCGAAAGTGTGTTGGTTCGAAGGTTCAAGCAATAGGTTCTCAGGAGGTGCTAGCTAA
- a CDS encoding Na(+)/H(+) antiporter subunit B: protein MRLDVILRIVSKILIPFMLIFALYVHFHGDFSAGGGFQAGVIVAAAVIFHALVFGLYPTQKIVSPRFAELMMPAGVLIFAGVGVISLMLGENYLDYDALAHNHYPEKPNYHGQERGVLWIEVGVLTTVAGTMISIFYAFAGRGRS from the coding sequence ATGCGCCTTGATGTCATACTCCGTATCGTTTCAAAGATACTTATTCCTTTCATGTTAATTTTTGCACTTTATGTGCATTTTCACGGTGACTTTAGCGCAGGCGGCGGGTTTCAGGCCGGCGTGATTGTTGCTGCTGCGGTGATTTTTCATGCTCTTGTTTTTGGTCTTTATCCAACGCAAAAAATAGTATCGCCGCGCTTTGCCGAATTAATGATGCCCGCGGGCGTTTTAATTTTTGCAGGTGTCGGCGTTATCTCGCTTATGCTTGGTGAAAATTATTTGGATTATGATGCGCTTGCCCATAATCACTATCCTGAAAAGCCTAATTATCATGGTCAAGAACGTGGTGTGTTATGGATCGAAGTCGGTGTTCTAACGACAGTGGCGGGTACGATGATTTCTATTTTCTATGCTTTTGCTGGGCGGGGGCGTTCGTAG
- the msrB gene encoding peptide-methionine (R)-S-oxide reductase MsrB, which translates to MAKPNPNVEIVKSDKEWREQLTPEQYRITRKHGTEHPHTGPHLKQKAEGIYSCVCCGNPLFEGATKYESGTGWPSFWATIGEENVAEYKDRTLFMVRTEVRCAKCDSHLGHVFPDGPEPTGQRYCMNGHALTFQADE; encoded by the coding sequence ATGGCTAAACCAAACCCGAATGTCGAAATCGTCAAATCAGATAAAGAATGGCGCGAGCAACTAACACCAGAACAATATCGCATCACCCGCAAGCACGGCACAGAACATCCTCACACTGGTCCGCACTTGAAACAAAAGGCTGAGGGAATCTATTCATGTGTTTGCTGTGGCAATCCTCTTTTTGAAGGCGCAACAAAATATGAATCAGGCACAGGTTGGCCAAGTTTTTGGGCAACTATCGGGGAAGAAAATGTCGCAGAATATAAAGATAGAACGCTTTTTATGGTGCGCACTGAGGTTCGATGTGCGAAATGTGATTCCCATCTTGGGCATGTATTTCCTGATGGCCCTGAACCAACCGGTCAACGCTATTGCATGAACGGCCACGCCCTCACCTTTCAAGCGGATGAATAA
- a CDS encoding cation:proton antiporter subunit C encodes MFSEEFIGYYNYFITIFLMSCGLYIVVARGNMVKKLVGLGMFQTSVYLLYLTPAKILGGTPPILAEGFDVYSNPLPHVLILTAIVVGVATLGLGLALVVRINEAYGSIEEDDIFAKDDDLQGEDDELPGDAR; translated from the coding sequence ATGTTTTCCGAAGAATTCATAGGCTATTATAATTACTTTATCACAATATTCTTGATGTCCTGTGGCCTTTATATTGTCGTTGCGCGCGGCAATATGGTGAAGAAGCTTGTGGGTCTTGGTATGTTCCAAACCTCGGTCTATCTGCTGTATCTAACACCGGCCAAAATTTTGGGTGGAACACCGCCAATTTTGGCGGAAGGTTTTGATGTTTATTCTAATCCATTGCCGCATGTATTGATTCTGACAGCCATCGTTGTGGGTGTTGCGACATTGGGGCTAGGCCTTGCGCTGGTTGTCCGCATCAATGAAGCTTACGGCAGCATTGAAGAAGACGATATTTTTGCTAAAGACGATGATCTTCAGGGCGAAGATGACGAATTGCCGGGAGATGCCAGATGA
- a CDS encoding dipeptidase, with protein sequence MSLDDVLKAVDDGLDDSLNRLFDLLRIKSISTDPEFKSDCQAAAEWLVDELNSIGFEASVRPTAGHPMVVAHDKAQSGPHVLFYGHYDVQPVDPLELWDADPFAPQILTMEDGSKRITGRGTADDKGQLMTFVEACRAYKSVTGALPCAVSIFFEGEEESGSPSLDDFLEKNSEELKADIALVCDTNMWNRETPAITTTLRGMLGEEFTVKAADMDLHSGYFGGAARNPIQVLSDILASLRDETGRITIPDFYDGVLEIPADIKEIWDGLEFDEAEFLGSVGLSEPSGEKDRTVLEQTWSRPTCEINGIWGGYTGAGFKTVIPAEAHAKVSFRLVGEQDPLKIRDAFRAMVRSKLPSDCTVEFIDHGASQATRLPFDSPWLTKARGALDEEWGVPTAMSGIGGSIPVVGDFKRHLGMDSLMVGFGLGDDRIHSPNEKYELSSFHKGIRSWVRILDELAR encoded by the coding sequence ATGTCTTTGGATGATGTTTTAAAAGCTGTCGATGACGGCTTGGATGACAGCTTGAACCGTCTTTTTGATTTGCTGCGGATAAAAAGCATTTCTACCGACCCTGAGTTTAAATCTGATTGTCAGGCGGCGGCTGAATGGCTGGTTGATGAATTGAATTCAATCGGCTTTGAGGCAAGCGTGCGACCAACAGCCGGTCACCCGATGGTGGTCGCTCATGATAAAGCGCAAAGTGGACCGCATGTTTTGTTTTATGGCCACTATGATGTGCAGCCAGTTGACCCTTTAGAGCTATGGGATGCGGACCCTTTCGCGCCACAAATTTTAACAATGGAAGATGGGTCAAAGCGCATCACTGGTCGTGGCACTGCGGATGACAAGGGTCAATTGATGACCTTTGTAGAGGCCTGCCGCGCTTATAAATCGGTTACTGGTGCGCTGCCTTGTGCCGTCAGTATTTTCTTTGAAGGAGAAGAAGAATCTGGTTCTCCCAGTCTTGATGATTTTCTTGAGAAAAACAGCGAAGAACTGAAAGCTGATATTGCTCTGGTTTGCGATACCAATATGTGGAACCGCGAGACGCCCGCCATCACCACAACACTGCGCGGTATGCTGGGCGAAGAATTTACAGTGAAGGCTGCCGACATGGATTTGCACTCTGGTTATTTTGGCGGGGCAGCGCGTAATCCTATTCAGGTATTAAGCGATATTCTAGCAAGCCTGCGCGATGAAACGGGTCGGATTACGATTCCTGATTTTTATGACGGGGTTTTGGAAATCCCCGCCGACATCAAAGAGATTTGGGACGGGCTTGAATTTGATGAGGCAGAATTTCTGGGCAGCGTTGGATTGTCTGAGCCTTCGGGCGAAAAAGACCGCACCGTGCTGGAACAAACATGGTCACGCCCGACTTGTGAAATTAATGGCATTTGGGGCGGCTACACTGGAGCGGGCTTTAAAACGGTGATCCCTGCTGAAGCCCATGCTAAAGTCTCGTTCCGACTTGTGGGGGAACAAGATCCGCTTAAAATCAGAGACGCGTTTCGCGCCATGGTGCGTTCAAAATTGCCATCCGATTGCACAGTTGAGTTCATTGATCATGGCGCAAGTCAGGCAACGCGCTTGCCGTTTGATAGCCCATGGCTAACAAAGGCGCGCGGTGCATTGGATGAGGAATGGGGTGTGCCGACTGCGATGAGCGGTATTGGTGGTTCAATTCCTGTGGTTGGTGATTTTAAACGTCATCTCGGCATGGATTCATTGATGGTTGGCTTTGGGTTAGGTGATGACCGCATTCACTCGCCAAATGAGAAATATGAGCTATCCAGTTTCCATAAAGGCATCCGTTCTTGGGTGCGTATTTTAGATGAATTGGCGCGTTAA
- a CDS encoding superoxide dismutase translates to MAFTLPDLPYAYDALGPYMSAETLEFHHDKHHNAYVTAGNGMMEGTPYADMSVEDVVVKSHGDNPGLFNQAGQHFNHVHFWNWMKPNGGGAIPGNLESKIIADLGSVDAFRDAFIKAGMTQFGSGWCWLALKDGKLEIMKTPNGENPLIHGATPLLGCDVWEHSYYIDYRNARPKYLEAFVDNLVNWEYVTELFEAAS, encoded by the coding sequence ATGGCTTTCACACTCCCCGATTTGCCTTATGCCTATGATGCTCTTGGCCCTTATATGTCGGCTGAAACACTCGAGTTTCACCACGATAAACACCACAACGCCTATGTAACTGCCGGAAACGGCATGATGGAAGGCACGCCTTATGCTGACATGAGCGTTGAGGATGTTGTTGTGAAAAGTCATGGCGATAACCCTGGACTTTTCAACCAGGCAGGCCAGCATTTCAATCATGTTCACTTTTGGAACTGGATGAAACCGAATGGCGGCGGCGCTATTCCGGGAAATCTGGAATCAAAAATTATTGCCGATCTTGGCTCCGTTGACGCTTTTCGTGATGCCTTCATTAAAGCAGGCATGACGCAGTTTGGTTCTGGCTGGTGCTGGCTTGCATTGAAAGACGGCAAACTTGAAATCATGAAAACACCAAACGGCGAAAACCCGCTCATACATGGCGCAACACCGCTTCTTGGCTGTGACGTTTGGGAACATTCATATTACATTGATTACCGCAACGCGCGTCCAAAATATCTGGAAGCTTTCGTTGATAATCTCGTAAACTGGGAATATGTGACAGAGCTATTTGAAGCTGCGTCGTAA
- a CDS encoding S9 family peptidase, whose protein sequence is MTFNKLTPPLAGKKPVTTSNHGIERIENYAWLRADNWQEVMRDPSVLADDIRAYLVAENDYTKAYFEDTNTLQETLFQEMKARIKEDDSSVPSNHGPYAYSMRYVTGGQHPHLLRTDHEGDNEEVLLDGDKEAKGKAYFRLGGLDHADNHKLGLWSYDDKGSEYFTLKVRDLETGNDLEDVIEETTGGGIWDNACASFFYVKQDENHRPSKVFRHIIGTDPATDTLIYEEADPGFFVGVGKTSSDRFITIDTHDHQTSESYLIDADKPESAPRLIAKRELEIEYSIDDLGDGRLIISTNADGAADFKLVTAPSDNPSRENWSDYVAYEPGRLIKSMGTYKNHLVWLEVRNALPQIVIQRLSDGESHVISFDEEAYSLGLGGGYEYDTTSIRISYSSMTTPSQTYDYDMETRERVLRKEQEIPSGHDASDYVTHRLQAPSSDGTLVPVTLLHRKDTPIDGSAPLLLYGYGSYGMSMPASFSTTRLSLVDRGFVYAIAHIRGGMEKGDAWYKAGKREHKQNTFKDFIAAGEYLANEGYTTRGNIVSHGGSAGGMLMGACMNMAPDLFGGCIAAVPFVDVLTTMLDDTLPLTPPEWPEWGNPIESVEDYKTIAAYSPIDNVRAQAYPPILALGGLTDPRVTYWEPAKWVATLRERKTDDNPLLLKTHMDSGHSGASGRFDSLKETAQEYAFALKVMGKNI, encoded by the coding sequence ATGACATTCAATAAATTGACGCCGCCCCTCGCGGGAAAAAAGCCTGTAACAACCAGCAATCATGGCATAGAGCGAATTGAAAATTACGCATGGTTGCGGGCGGATAACTGGCAAGAAGTCATGCGCGATCCATCGGTATTGGCGGACGACATACGCGCCTATCTGGTTGCTGAAAACGACTATACAAAAGCTTATTTTGAGGACACAAACACACTTCAAGAAACGCTATTTCAAGAGATGAAAGCACGGATCAAAGAAGATGATTCTTCTGTTCCCAGCAACCACGGACCTTACGCCTATTCGATGCGCTATGTCACGGGCGGTCAGCATCCTCACTTGTTGCGTACGGACCACGAGGGTGACAATGAAGAGGTGCTTTTAGATGGTGATAAAGAAGCAAAAGGCAAAGCCTATTTCCGTCTCGGCGGTCTCGATCATGCTGACAACCATAAGCTCGGCCTTTGGTCTTATGACGATAAGGGGTCTGAATATTTCACGCTAAAGGTGCGTGATCTAGAAACAGGTAATGACCTTGAAGATGTCATTGAAGAGACAACTGGTGGCGGCATCTGGGATAATGCCTGTGCTTCTTTCTTTTATGTGAAACAAGACGAAAACCATCGCCCCTCAAAAGTATTCCGTCATATCATTGGTACCGATCCGGCAACAGACACCCTCATTTATGAAGAAGCTGATCCAGGATTTTTTGTGGGCGTGGGCAAAACATCATCAGACCGTTTCATCACAATAGACACACACGACCATCAAACGTCAGAGAGTTATCTGATTGACGCCGATAAACCCGAAAGCGCACCGCGCCTTATCGCCAAGCGCGAATTAGAAATTGAATATTCAATTGATGATCTGGGCGATGGTCGGTTGATTATTTCCACTAATGCAGACGGTGCTGCGGATTTCAAATTGGTCACGGCCCCGTCTGATAATCCATCGCGCGAAAACTGGAGCGACTACGTCGCCTATGAACCAGGCCGGCTGATCAAATCAATGGGTACTTATAAGAACCATTTGGTTTGGCTCGAAGTACGAAACGCCCTTCCTCAAATAGTCATCCAACGGCTTTCAGACGGTGAAAGCCATGTGATCTCATTTGATGAAGAAGCCTATTCGCTTGGGCTTGGTGGTGGCTATGAATACGACACCACATCCATCCGGATTTCCTATTCATCCATGACAACGCCGTCACAGACCTATGACTATGATATGGAAACGCGCGAACGGGTTTTGCGCAAAGAGCAAGAAATACCGTCTGGCCATGACGCATCTGATTATGTGACGCACCGCCTACAAGCGCCAAGCAGTGACGGAACCTTGGTGCCCGTGACCCTGCTTCACCGCAAAGATACGCCGATTGATGGCAGCGCGCCCTTACTGCTTTATGGTTATGGCTCTTATGGCATGTCGATGCCCGCATCCTTCTCTACCACTCGCTTATCGCTGGTGGATCGTGGCTTTGTTTATGCGATTGCGCATATTCGCGGCGGCATGGAAAAAGGCGATGCGTGGTATAAAGCCGGCAAGCGTGAACACAAGCAAAATACCTTCAAAGACTTTATCGCAGCTGGTGAATATCTGGCGAATGAGGGCTATACCACGCGCGGCAATATTGTCAGCCACGGCGGTTCAGCTGGTGGTATGTTGATGGGCGCTTGTATGAACATGGCGCCAGATTTATTCGGTGGCTGCATTGCGGCCGTGCCCTTTGTCGATGTTCTCACCACCATGCTGGACGACACGCTGCCCCTCACCCCGCCGGAATGGCCAGAATGGGGAAATCCGATTGAAAGCGTTGAGGATTACAAAACCATCGCCGCCTATTCGCCGATCGATAATGTGCGCGCGCAAGCCTATCCACCGATCCTTGCCCTTGGCGGTCTAACTGACCCGCGCGTGACGTATTGGGAACCAGCGAAATGGGTGGCCACATTACGCGAGCGCAAAACGGACGATAATCCATTGCTGCTCAAGACACATATGGACTCAGGCCACTCCGGTGCGTCTGGCCGCTTTGATAGTCTGAAGGAAACCGCGCAAGAATATGCTTTTGCGCTGAAAGTAATGGGAAAAAATATCTAG
- a CDS encoding DUF4040 domain-containing protein: protein MSEASINAILLTLLALVSVGVVRRRNLFSVVILFGIYSFLIASVMMVLDAVDVAMTEAAVGAGMSTVLLLGTLYLTKTHESKPERPPIFPLFMAIGVGFMLVYGTIDLPAFGSIEQPVNQYLGQDYLDRSLPETGIPNVVTSVLGSYRGFDTLGETVVVFTAGIAILMLLRRRRREDEEEAGGDT from the coding sequence ATGTCAGAGGCTTCAATCAACGCCATTCTTTTGACCTTGCTGGCGCTCGTAAGCGTTGGTGTTGTGCGACGAAGAAATCTTTTCAGTGTCGTGATTCTTTTCGGTATTTACTCGTTTCTCATAGCCTCTGTGATGATGGTGTTGGATGCTGTGGACGTTGCAATGACCGAGGCGGCCGTTGGTGCAGGCATGTCGACCGTGCTTTTACTGGGAACGCTTTATCTAACCAAGACGCATGAATCCAAACCTGAGCGGCCTCCTATTTTTCCGCTATTCATGGCTATTGGTGTTGGTTTTATGTTGGTTTACGGCACAATAGATTTACCGGCATTTGGCAGTATAGAGCAGCCGGTTAATCAGTACTTGGGTCAAGATTACTTGGATCGCTCGCTACCTGAAACGGGCATTCCAAACGTGGTTACGAGTGTGCTGGGCAGTTATCGCGGATTTGATACGCTGGGCGAAACAGTTGTGGTTTTCACTGCTGGCATCGCTATTTTAATGTTGCTGCGGCGTCGAAGACGAGAAGATGAAGAAGAAGCAGGAGGTGATACTTAA
- a CDS encoding monovalent cation/H+ antiporter subunit D family protein has protein sequence MSDAVGQAGFDFIEHLPALQVAIPMLGAAVVAMTRKGQIAWLIAILISFAMPLFSILLLHEVFAHGVISYAMGGWEPPYGIEYRIDVANAFVLVIVSLMAAITLPYAKRVVELEIAPHNHSWFYTMYLLCLCGLLGIAITGDAFNAFVFLEVSSLSTYAMIAMGRDRRALVAAYQYLIMGTIGATLYVIGVGILYAMTGTLNFADLAVRLQDVSSDAPLLVALSFITVGLSLKVALFPLHKWLPNAYAYAPTMATVFLASTATKVAIYLLVRFIYSVYDPSIKFDGYSAAVVFIGLSIAAMFIASFVACLQRNVERMLAFSSVAQIGYITLGISFGVKTGLTGGLVHLVNHAFMKGALFMCTGAIMMRLGSVKLDDMAGVGRKMPITMALFTAAGLSLIGVPGTVGFVSKWYLALAAFETGQAWLAFAIMGSSLIAVVYVGRVIEVAYLREPSAKVMMAKDPPLSMMIPTVILVVACYYFGIDAGLTSQTAERAADALLSSAGGAAQ, from the coding sequence ATGAGCGATGCGGTAGGTCAGGCTGGGTTTGATTTTATAGAGCATTTGCCTGCTTTGCAGGTTGCTATTCCGATGCTGGGTGCCGCCGTTGTGGCGATGACCCGTAAGGGCCAAATCGCTTGGCTTATTGCTATTCTCATTAGCTTTGCCATGCCTCTATTTTCCATTCTGTTGCTGCATGAAGTTTTTGCTCATGGTGTAATATCTTATGCAATGGGTGGTTGGGAGCCGCCCTACGGCATTGAATATCGGATCGATGTCGCTAATGCTTTTGTGCTTGTTATTGTGTCATTAATGGCTGCTATCACGTTGCCCTATGCGAAGCGGGTTGTTGAGCTTGAGATCGCGCCACACAATCATTCGTGGTTTTACACCATGTATCTGCTGTGTCTGTGTGGGTTGCTTGGTATTGCGATAACAGGTGACGCTTTCAATGCTTTTGTTTTCTTAGAAGTATCATCGCTTTCAACCTATGCCATGATCGCCATGGGTCGGGATCGCAGAGCGCTTGTTGCAGCGTATCAATATTTGATCATGGGCACCATCGGGGCGACCCTTTATGTGATTGGCGTCGGAATTTTATATGCGATGACCGGCACCTTGAACTTCGCGGATTTGGCAGTGCGGCTACAAGATGTCAGTTCTGATGCTCCGTTGCTTGTGGCGCTTTCCTTCATCACCGTTGGATTGAGCTTAAAAGTTGCTCTTTTCCCACTCCACAAATGGCTGCCTAATGCCTATGCCTATGCCCCAACGATGGCGACGGTATTTCTCGCGTCAACCGCAACTAAGGTTGCGATTTATCTGCTGGTTCGCTTCATTTATTCAGTTTATGACCCATCGATTAAATTTGATGGGTATTCAGCGGCCGTTGTTTTTATTGGTCTCTCGATCGCAGCTATGTTTATCGCGTCGTTTGTTGCGTGCCTACAGCGCAATGTAGAGAGAATGCTAGCGTTTTCTTCAGTGGCTCAAATTGGTTACATCACACTTGGCATATCCTTCGGTGTAAAGACGGGGCTTACGGGTGGTCTTGTTCATCTTGTCAATCATGCCTTTATGAAGGGCGCTCTGTTCATGTGTACTGGCGCAATAATGATGCGACTGGGTTCTGTGAAACTTGATGATATGGCAGGTGTGGGGCGTAAAATGCCGATTACCATGGCGCTGTTTACGGCGGCAGGTCTTAGCCTAATCGGTGTGCCTGGCACAGTGGGTTTTGTGTCTAAATGGTATCTTGCCTTGGCTGCCTTCGAGACAGGACAGGCGTGGCTCGCCTTCGCCATAATGGGGTCATCCCTAATTGCTGTTGTATATGTTGGGCGCGTTATCGAGGTTGCTTATTTACGTGAGCCGTCAGCAAAAGTTATGATGGCGAAAGATCCGCCGCTATCTATGATGATACCAACGGTTATTCTCGTGGTGGCTTGTTATTATTTTGGTATCGATGCTGGGCTAACCAGTCAAACAGCCGAAAGAGCAGCCGATGCGCTTCTGTCTTCTGCGGGAGGCGCTGCACAATGA
- the mnhG gene encoding monovalent cation/H(+) antiporter subunit G has product MTLIDMISGAMLIIGSFFLVVGAIGLIRMPDIFTRMHAVSVSETMGVGLMLGGLMIQGGFTFVTFKLVCLFLLIFFVSPVASHAIARAAMADGVQPILDGPEIDARTDGSKEPLGETTKTITAIDATDAEVSASVMIEDEPVKPEGKK; this is encoded by the coding sequence ATGACCCTCATCGATATGATATCGGGTGCAATGCTCATCATTGGGTCTTTTTTTCTGGTGGTCGGTGCCATCGGCCTCATCCGTATGCCGGATATTTTCACAAGAATGCACGCGGTTTCTGTGTCTGAGACCATGGGGGTCGGTCTCATGCTTGGTGGGCTTATGATCCAAGGGGGCTTCACCTTTGTAACTTTTAAGCTGGTCTGTCTGTTTTTGTTGATCTTCTTCGTCAGCCCTGTTGCGTCCCATGCTATCGCGCGTGCGGCTATGGCTGATGGTGTTCAGCCGATTTTGGATGGACCGGAAATTGATGCCCGTACTGATGGTTCAAAAGAGCCGCTAGGTGAGACCACAAAAACAATAACTGCCATAGATGCAACCGATGCTGAGGTGTCTGCTTCGGTGATGATCGAAGACGAGCCTGTTAAGCCGGAGGGCAAAAAATAA
- a CDS encoding monovalent cation/H+ antiporter subunit D family protein — protein MMNLDTLLLFTILLPLIGGVGIYLFGRFPNVREGVTLFTAIALLLQVINIYDYFQGGLVPESGPFEVLPGLAIHFNVEPLGLLFALIASTLWIINSIYSIGYMRGNNEPRQTTFYICFAVSLFGVMGIAFSANLFTLFLFYEVLTLATYPLVAHKANGDAKMGARIYLMILLGTSMLLLLPAIIWTYALTGTMDFVPGGILDGKASVTVLTILSLLFMFGIGKAALMPFHFWLPAAMVAPTPVSALLHAVAVVKAGVFTVVKVTVYIFGIDLLANTGAADWLLYAAGFTVIVASLVALRQDNLKKRLAYSTVSQLSYVILATAILTPISAVGAALHIAAHAVSKITLFFAAGSIYTAAHKTEISQLDGIGWKMPITMTAFAVGAFSMIGIPPTAGFLGKWFMLSGAVSTQQWFAVGVIVLSTLLNTAYFLPIIYRAFFVAPEIKDDHGEAPWPILVAISATAIGTILLFLFPGVAYDLAKQMVGL, from the coding sequence ATGATGAATCTTGATACACTTCTTCTGTTTACAATCCTTCTGCCACTGATTGGTGGAGTTGGAATATATTTGTTTGGACGTTTTCCAAATGTACGCGAGGGCGTCACACTTTTCACAGCAATTGCCCTTCTGCTGCAAGTCATTAATATTTATGACTATTTTCAAGGCGGGCTTGTGCCAGAGTCTGGGCCCTTTGAAGTCTTGCCCGGGCTTGCAATTCATTTCAATGTCGAGCCATTGGGTTTGTTGTTTGCGCTGATCGCATCGACATTGTGGATCATCAATTCAATCTATTCGATTGGATATATGCGCGGTAACAATGAGCCGCGCCAGACCACATTTTACATTTGTTTTGCGGTCTCGTTATTTGGCGTCATGGGCATCGCCTTTAGCGCTAATCTCTTCACGCTGTTCTTGTTTTATGAGGTGTTGACACTGGCTACCTATCCGCTGGTGGCACATAAGGCTAATGGGGACGCAAAAATGGGTGCCCGGATATATCTGATGATCCTGCTTGGCACATCAATGCTTCTGCTTTTACCGGCTATTATCTGGACCTATGCGCTGACCGGAACCATGGATTTTGTGCCAGGTGGAATTTTAGATGGCAAAGCATCTGTGACCGTGCTGACAATACTGTCACTTCTCTTCATGTTTGGTATTGGCAAGGCGGCACTCATGCCGTTTCATTTCTGGTTGCCAGCCGCTATGGTCGCTCCGACCCCAGTATCAGCGCTGCTGCATGCCGTGGCTGTTGTGAAAGCTGGTGTTTTTACCGTTGTCAAAGTCACCGTCTATATATTTGGTATCGACCTTTTAGCCAACACGGGAGCCGCTGACTGGCTTTTATATGCGGCTGGTTTCACTGTTATCGTGGCATCCTTGGTTGCGCTTCGACAGGACAATTTGAAAAAACGGCTTGCTTATTCCACGGTCAGCCAGCTCTCATATGTCATTCTGGCTACTGCCATCTTAACACCCATTTCAGCAGTAGGCGCTGCCCTTCATATAGCAGCGCACGCAGTCTCAAAAATCACACTCTTCTTCGCGGCAGGCTCGATCTATACAGCAGCCCACAAGACCGAAATAAGCCAGTTGGATGGGATTGGTTGGAAAATGCCGATAACCATGACAGCCTTTGCAGTGGGCGCTTTTTCGATGATCGGTATTCCACCAACGGCAGGTTTTCTGGGTAAATGGTTCATGCTTTCTGGTGCAGTATCAACACAGCAGTGGTTCGCGGTGGGCGTTATTGTCCTTTCAACGCTTTTAAACACAGCCTATTTCCTTCCCATCATCTATCGTGCGTTCTTTGTTGCGCCAGAGATAAAGGATGATCACGGTGAAGCGCCATGGCCTATTTTGGTTGCTATTTCCGCGACCGCCATCGGCACGATTTTGCTCTTCTTATTCCCCGGCGTTGCTTATGATCTTGCGAAACAAATGGTTGGGCTTTGA